The Lactuca sativa cultivar Salinas chromosome 2, Lsat_Salinas_v11, whole genome shotgun sequence genome includes the window CCATCTACCTCATCTCATATTAAAAACGATGAATATTTTTTAAATTGATGAATAATAAAGGTCAAATGATTATTTAGTCTCATTAAGACATTTTAGAAAAAAAGTCTTATAACATTACACATTCGGTCACATGTCACTCTATATCCACTCTTTATACAAGACTTAAGGAGGAAAAAGAGAAAAACCCTTGACAAAAGAATACATTTTTTTGCCATTAGACTAACTACAGAATTTAGCAATGAAATACGTGTGTTGAACATTAATTGGTCATTACTTGTGAACCATAACATATGACTAATGTCTACTACGATTTGCAAGATTTGGTCCCAGTTGAACTATGAAGATGCAATTGAAATAATTACGCTAATCCAAATATAAGATTCATAATTACTTttattgaagaaaaaaaaacaccatGAAATTTAGGTGCGGAAAAATGTGTGTATGAATTCTTGAAGCACAAAGGGTAATAAAGGAGAAGTAGTGGGGCAGTTCATGATTAATATTATAGAAGCAAAAAGCCAACGGGAAGGGAACAAAGCAAAGGGCATGCCTTGGAAGCAAAGTGTACATAACAGCCAAATTACTTGTTGATCCTACACCAACTTTCAACACCATTCTAAGTGTATTTTAGTAAATTctgattaatttatttaattaaatattaaaaaaatatgataatattTTGTAAAAGTGTAACTACATACATATGTTACTACACAATTTATAAATGATGGAACTTTAGGTGATTGATATGAAAGTCCGTACAATCATATTACATTGGACCATCGTTGAGAGATCGAGCCATTATATTAGTCTGAAATGAATATTAAATACAACTGAAAATGTCATATCTTTCCCATTAAGGTATACGAACAATGCTTCTTCACCCATATCTAAACCCTAGAATCCTAGATCAATTTCCTTTTGTACCCTTATACTACATTTTTTTAACTACATATATAAGCAAAAGAAACAAAGATAAAAAAACTCGCGAAATCATATCTGTTGCATAAGTTAAGTTATTTTATAACCAAGAAAATATGGGTATAGGATGTCAAGAATTGGTTGATTATGTATATCCCTTGTGACTGAGTAATAATAATAATGCAGCAACCATGATTACTGATATACATACTACAGACACATATCTACACAATTGCATATTTGCATATTTTATGGAATATAATACATTCATACaaagatgaacattttcacacacaAGTACATAATAATAACAAGGGATCCCTAATACTAATAGTAACACTCTTGTCTCTCTCTTCAAAACCTTCTTCTACTCTTACTTTCGTTGCTTGCCCAAGAATCGTCTCACATACTTGTCATTCGTCTCAAACACAAAACTCATCCCCCTTATCTGCCAATTTATAAcaacattaaattaaaataattttatataaatttttttttatatcagAATTAAGAAAGGCACCACATGATTACCTCAATTAAACAAGTTGAACTTAGTGCAACCACCTGTCCATGAGCGACTTCTTTGCCATTTAATGAGATTGAACTTGCCCCAAGATTTTTTAGACTGAATGATCCATCTGTTTCCATTTTTATAATAGCCTGAACACAAACAAGTAATTTACATTTACATACTAAATGCTAATAATATAACATGAAATTTAATCATATAAAAGAAATGTAATGATTATTACCTGGCGCCTAGATATCTTGTTGGCACGCCCTTCTTTTCTTAGATCAATATCAACCTCAGTGTCATCTGTTGATCTCCCAATTGTCACctgaaaaaaacaaacaatcacAATTTTTGTTCAGTCAGTTTAATCAAAAATATAAGAATTATAAAATTATTGTACCTCGGCTTTCTTAATATAGTGTTTTAAACGACGCCCATAAAAAATAGCAAGAGCTCCCTGAGATGACAGGGCTCTTTGGAATGAAGAACGTGCAGCCTGTTCCAGTCTAATGATCATCTTTTTACTTCCCTCATATTCATTTCTCACAACTATTATAACAAAACACCCaacattatattattatttatataaaatccAAGATTTGCAAGAATCATAATAAGAAACTGTACCTTCACTTGCGAGGCATGACTCCTGAGCATGAGTCAAGTCCATTTCCAGTATCTGAAACAATAATACATCATCAACTATTAAAGACTAGaactacaaaaaaataaaaaccaaaaatcaaaattatacCATAGCTTCAACATCAGAGAAGTAAGGTATGTCAGCATCATCATCAGAGTTGTTCTGATCCGATACATTAGAATCATCCATTGATTCTGGATCAATCATTTTCACACTCCCAACTTCTAAAGGCAATGGCATCTCATTGTACAATGTTGGGCTTCCTAAACCCTGTTcacaataaatatataattaatgttataagaataatgatCAAAACAAACCATTTGTAGATGTTACCTGAAGTTCAGCTTTAGCACCACCTTCCTCCACCATTCCATTCCGGGTGATTTCTAGAGGTGTGTGTAATTGCATTGACCTAGTTTGACCAGGAATCCTAAGATGATTATTCGGCTTCACAGGAAGTGGGGCCCGATATTCAACCTCAGAAGGCTCGCGTTTGAAAACAGACCCAAATTCAGGCAAAGCACTTGGCCTTGGGAAACATGGTGGAGTAAGATCTTTCCCTTTTCTTACTGTGATTATCCCCTGTTCATCTTTCTCATGAGATGAAGGAGACAATGGACACATGGAATCTGTTGTAGCAACTTGTCCAATACAAGGAGGAAAAGGAGTAGAAGGGTGAATCAGTAAAAAGATATCATCATTACATGGTATGTCTGGATCTTCCCTGTTCAAAGTGCAAATGATTTGCCCTTCTGTAAGCTGAACAGATTCTATCTGTGATActgatgttgatgttgatgcCACATCATCTTGAACACCAGGAATTACATCAACATTGCATAAATCAACTTCTTGATTAGGAACATCATCCATTGTGTCTTTCATATGATCCTTCACATCTACATCCATGAAaagaatatcatcttcatttgaCAAGTTGAGAAGAGAATCTGGTAGATCTGTGTATTCACCCTCATGAACACCACTTGAATTTATAAAACCATTAGGTCTGTTTCCCAAAAGGGACACTACTACCCCTGGTGAAGTTTTATTCTCCCTGATGTGATCAGAATCATCAGGGAGTGGAGGTAATGTTTCTTCTGTGACTTGATGACTTTCTGCATTGTTGTCATCAACTGGCATATCAGGGGCAGAAACGTCTTCTAACGTCTTCCATAAAGGTAGTCTAGTTGATGGAGATGAAAATGATAAAGGAAATGAAGCACTTCCATCTGAAACAGGGGAGCTGAAATGGTGTTTCCCTCCAAATCCAGACTCTGGTTTATCAGTTTTGAGATTGGGAGGAGTTTCAGATGCACAGGTGGCGTTTTTTATTGGATCAAAAGAACCGATTAATTCATTTCTTGAAGGGGAAATATCTTCTGGAAATTTAAACAAGtcgccttcttcttcttcttccctcccattaataaaatcattttcaaCAGACTTATGGCATCTTTCCATATGAAAAGGATTAGGATTATGATTATCAATAACTGTAGTTGTAGCAGTAGTAGCAATGCTTCCTATTGATTCTGGGAAAGCCTGGCGTAATATCTCAAAATCCTTTTCCTCAAACCCTAGATTATTCGCGAGGCAATCATCCAACATGGCATCGCCACCTGGAGCCACGTGATTGGTTGTCACATGATCTTGAAATTTATGTTCTGGATGGTTGTAGTTATGAAGGCTGCGTTCTTCATAAAAGCCAAGATTTTGGGAgctaaaaaattcgttttttattCTTTTCCGCCACGAATGATATTGTTTCCGGATGCTTCCGGTTTTTCTCTTTTCAAGGACTTTTTCAGTTCCTTTTAAATTGTCTAGTTTGAATTTTGATGATGGGTTTGGATTAGAACCAGAGAGTTCAAGTTCAGCCATGCGAGCAGAAGCTTGAGCTGAAACATCGGGATCATAGAGAAGAGAATACCATCGATCTCGAATTTCACGAAAGGTAAATCTGCGTGAAAATTTTACTGCTCCTTTAGCAAGTGCTTCTAGTGAAGCTCCACCCTATAAGAGGTAAACAAGgataaaattaattttccaaatctAATGTGCATTTTTACTTCCTTAAACTCGAGAAATATGAATGCAAAAGATTCTTTAATCTCTATAAGGAAAATCGAAACGTTTTCCCACCTCGATAACCTAATAGAAAGAATATACATGCACCAAATATATTTATTCACTATAGTTATGAATCTCTATATTCTCTGTTTATACTATTTAGGAAGACATAACGATTGCCATAATGAAGATACACCATGTCAAATGAGACCAAAATATGAGGTAGAATGATGTGAAAGTGTCCAAAAGAAGCTCCCTGGAATAAATGATACACATGCTAGACAAAGAAGAATACCTACATGGTAATTAGCATTCCTCATAGAAGTACTAAAGAAATTGAAAGTTGTTAAAACATAACTATATTTGGGATTCTGTAGTTCTGAAGATATTATAATTTCACCACATAAGGTTTCACCCcaaattatttataaaaagatCAATTGAGTTTTCGTATCTTCGTCACACTGTATCACACATGAAGCCAGTCAATTCCAAAATCAATAGTTTGAAAGATACTTGAGAATATCGACATTCTAATTGAGTTGAGTTATGAATATGCCAACAAAATATGATTTCATGGTCATTGACTACTTCATACAGTTAGACTTCTCTCATTCTGCTATTGAGATCAATGATAACATTTTAATTACATAGTCAAATAACTAGAAAGCAAATGACGATAAATACATACATGTGTGTGCATGAATATTATTAGGGTCAGCAATTTATAATTGGATGCAGCAATTATTCTGAAAATCACTCAAGGTACCTTCACCAATACAGGTGCATCTACTTAACATAagtataacacacacacacacacacgtggtCGGGGGTATTGTCGTGTATTAGGGCAACTAATCTATAATCGTATGAACCAACCATCAATTATCCCAAGTTTCAGTAAATCAAAACAAAATTGTCTTACACAATTTACTTCCACTGATAATAAATAAGATTAAGACTTCGTGAATTTCATAGCAGGTTATAGTGGCATCAGTTCATACTTACGGTGACCTAAAAATCTCGAATAATAACATAATCTACGGTTGCAAATCATGCATGTCAAAAATCCCCAAAATGAAGTTGGAAACATGGATAAAGGCAATGGCCTGCAATCAAAGACAACAACAGATAAAAAAACACGTAATCGAACCTCGATTGAATTCTTAAGCAACAGGTCATCTTCGGGAATCCAGGGAGAAGAAACAGAAGCCGTTGCTGTCATCTTCTCCACTGACGAAAAAAAAGCCCTAAATTCTCGCTCAATGAGTAACAGATATAGAATTTCTCCGAAAATGAGTAAAATTTGTAGAGGAATTCGACGGAGAAGCTCAGAGTAGCAACATCGAGAGGGAGGAGAACGCGAAAATCATGTTGAAGCTCATCGCGCGGGTAACGTCACTCTCGAACCATACCACTGTGTTTTTACAAGAGAGGAGCAGCAGGTTTTTACTTCGCCTTTTTGTAATATTTTATTGAAGATTGGGATTTTGTAGcgttttttagattttttaagGATACATTTCATGAAAGGTACTATATTTATTTTTGTTCATTTTAAGTAATATATGATTTTTGGTCGccaataatttttaaaaaatcattttgaattAATTTGACATAATATATCGATTAAAATGTTGAATTGGTAAGTCATTTGGTTATGGAaagcaatgttttaaaacccgggtCGATCCGGCCGGTTCAACCGGTTGGACCGTGACCCGGGGTAGAAGGCGGGTCAATTGAAACCGGTTTTTTGTAAAAATGCGAACCGGATCGAACCGgccgggtttcccctaaaccgcgGTTCAACCGCTTatgttgaaccggttaaaccgggtTGACCCGTTTCAATAGAGTTTGGATAGTTGGATACAAGTAGCGAACGCCAAAACAACGAGCCGTTTGCAGTttcttcaatgtttttcaatgtttaaacTTTGTCGACATcaaattattagttttatatgtttatgcatTATGCATGAAAGTAAAAGTATATAGAAATAGAGAAAGACCATAATCCGGGTTGACCCGGCTgttcaaccggttgaaccggttgacCCGTGAACCGGTCATCACACCGGGTCAACTAAAAacccgggttttaaaacattgatggAAAGTGTCATATCctctttaataaatgaaggttttttttttgccACGTGTCAATCTTTCAttaattttgacacttttcattttgtggtattttttaaataaatattatccacttgtcaatttttggtttgtttcaatttttaaaattaaagtcacatacttatatatgtaaagtattaaatatgatatatatgatattaaattgcaataaatatgtatcttctttattttaaagttatacattaaaaaatattttctatttacactttaatgtttaatctttttttaaattaacccgtgtaatacacgggtttcacacctagtcctctttaataaataaatgtttttttttgccacatgtcaatctctcattaattctgacacttgtcattttgtggtattttttaaataaatattatccacttgtcaatttttgatttgtttcaatttttaaaattaaagtcatatacttatatatgtaaagtattaaatatgatatatatgatattaaattgcaataaatatgtatcttctttattttaaagttatacttaaaaaatattttctgtttacactttaatgtttaatctttttttaaatcaacccgtgtaatacatagGTTTCACTCCTAGTGCTCAATATAAGACGTATTCAACACGGAGCATTTGAGAGCTTCTAGTTTTTAGTGTTTGACAAAATGCTCCGTTTTGAACAGAAAATCTTGTTTGATACTACaagcttctagcttttagtttaaacaaaacgttcCAAATTCAAATGCTACTTCACGTATCGTTTAACAAAACGATACCCGCTACCAGTTATTTTTGTCGAACACGCCATAATCAcacaacattttaaaaaaaacaattaaaattaaattctAACTATTGATTAAAATCTTTCTTTTTAAACAAACCacaaaaattatatttaaaaaaccaCAGACCCGGGAAAATATAAAGGTGAAGAAAAACATCACTAAAGTAATAAACAATCAAAGCGACCCACTTTttcgattaaaaaaaataataaaagcaatCCAAACTGATTATATATGGGCAAATGTCATATTAGTCCATCAAACTTATCGTGTTTGTTTTAAAAGGTCACTaaactattttattttttattttttgcacATTAAAATAATAAACTCTCATATAACCGTTTAATTACATCATTTTATCGATTGTAAAATGTATAAAGCATATTTTGGTGACATGGGCCTCCACGGTGGACTAGTACTGTTGCAATCTTGGTCCCCAAGATTGCCAAGACATCCTCAATGGTCCTCCTTATAAATTGAAGGGATGCCCAAAATTCGTGATCCCCACCCACTTTATTACCCTAATTCGTAACCTTCGCATAATACAACCAATTTCGATCTTTTCCCACTTATACATCAAGAAGATGTCCTCAGAACAAAGTTTCTCCTAAGGTGGTTTCAGAGTGTCAGACCTAGACGTACCAACTAACTACGAGCTTCACGCCATGGAACCCCAAGTGCATATTAAGGAAATGAGAGATGACATGCGACAACAACTTTGTGAGTTTAGGGAGGAAATACGATACTTGAAAAAGATCGTAACCGTGATGGATGTTGTTGGAGTTGCAATGATGTCTTGATCAGGGTTCGTGTTTGTGTCGAAAGCCCTGGGTGGGGACTTTGGTGGGTGTAGTTTTGTCAGTAGGTAGCACAATGGCGATTTTAGTGTTTTTTGGGTTTTGGGGGTTGTCGAAGGTTGTTTGTTTTTGTCTAACTTCTCCATCTGCTAGTATAATATGTATGTATTAGGGTATGTTTTGTTGTTGGTTATTTTGATCAATAGTGCCTTTCATATGATGTCATTTAATATTTAGTAATGTACTCGAAGTACTTAATTCTCCGACTTAATGCTTCCAATCAcagatccaaggctaaaatatcatcaagagtcataaagttttcaactttatgactttccatgcccattaagtgcttaaaacataaaaactcaacatcttaatgcattaagaccttctatagcatgcatggagcaaaactaaccatcaagaccacatttttataaCTTAAGACCCATCCTAAGGCCTGAAAAGGACGACTTATTGGGTCAAGAACatgtcatgctcaagaatcaccattttTTGGGACAAAAAGTGTCTTAAAGGAAGAAacgtctagatctacaagatggagtgatcaagatgcaaactttataccttctgaaagGTTGCTAACAAAAAGGAAATCTCATATCCAAGATGCTTCCAAGCTCCAAGCTCttctcaccaccttcttctttttCAAAAACACTTCCAAAACACTCCAATGGACTCAAAAAGTAGTTTTCTCACTTAAGGTTTGCTTGGGGTCGTTTTTCACAAAGGGAGGTTGATGAAGAAATAAGACATGAaactataatggggtttaaatatgaaccaaactctaaaaattagggtttgcacattTCTTATGTACGTCTCGCATATGaggtgtatgcccaacgtactagggcgcgccctagtacgcctagcgtacacaaCGTACGCTCCGCGTACTACACCTGGGCAAAATCCCCGTAttgccactatgggccattttgcaatTCTTTTCAATCACAAAGGCCAAGATGCCATATTATTCAAACATAAGGTCAAAATTAGAAGTACCTCATCATTGGAATATACAAGATGACCTCTTGTATACATGTTTGTGTACAAACACGTTTTTACACATAAATGCATACAAATATGTTTACTATGAAATAAGTGtttctatatatttttataaaatatgtgtttgtataaatacgtgtttgtatacatgttttttttatatataaaagtgTGTTtgtataaaaacgtttttttttttttttttataaaaacgtgtttgtatacatacatatatatatatatatatatatatatatatatatatatatatatatatatatatatatatatatatatatatatataaatacatttacTATGAAAACATGTTTGTATAAAAACATGTGTTTATAAAAACGTGTTTTATATATGGGTATAATAACATGTTTTTCATAAGTGTATTTCATGCAATTTACATGACAACGTTTTTATAAATAGATGTttagaataatttttttttaaaaataggtATTTTTCATATAAGAATGTTTAAAAAAGTTTTTGTATAATTATTTTGcataaaaaatgtttttaaaaatcatttttatatagaaaaaaaagaAGGTTTTTTACGggaaaatatgtttttgttgtaTAAATATGGTTTTTTACAGCAAAAAAACATATCCGAaacaaaaatttgaaaaaaaaaagacataaaaaaaacaaactttaAGATAACTTGTACAAAAACTTGAATCTGAGGCAAACTTGTAAATTATGGACCAAAtctgtaataaaatttaaaatttgggtcaaaatgtaatttttgaaagtttgaTGACCTGTTGACTGGGTAAAATGGCCAAATTAAATCTAGTTTTTAGGACTTCATTAATTAAAGATTAAATCGattataaaatcaaaatatataacTTTTTTGAAATTTTCCCACACTTTTAACATGCTTATATCatttcaaataatatattaagttaatataataatataaagttATATTAAGGGTTCAAAAAATAAGATACATGAACAAACGCCCATAAACAATGATAAAATTAATCCTACATAGTTATAAATCTTTTTTCTTAAGAATATATTTAAGAAAAAGAAATTCAACAACTATTATTGTTATATACGATTTAATTTAAACTAAGCATTTTTTTTAAAC containing:
- the LOC111913338 gene encoding uncharacterized protein LOC111913338; amino-acid sequence: MTATASVSSPWIPEDDLLLKNSIEGGASLEALAKGAVKFSRRFTFREIRDRWYSLLYDPDVSAQASARMAELELSGSNPNPSSKFKLDNLKGTEKVLEKRKTGSIRKQYHSWRKRIKNEFFSSQNLGFYEERSLHNYNHPEHKFQDHVTTNHVAPGGDAMLDDCLANNLGFEEKDFEILRQAFPESIGSIATTATTTVIDNHNPNPFHMERCHKSVENDFINGREEEEEGDLFKFPEDISPSRNELIGSFDPIKNATCASETPPNLKTDKPESGFGGKHHFSSPVSDGSASFPLSFSSPSTRLPLWKTLEDVSAPDMPVDDNNAESHQVTEETLPPLPDDSDHIRENKTSPGVVVSLLGNRPNGFINSSGVHEGEYTDLPDSLLNLSNEDDILFMDVDVKDHMKDTMDDVPNQEVDLCNVDVIPGVQDDVASTSTSVSQIESVQLTEGQIICTLNREDPDIPCNDDIFLLIHPSTPFPPCIGQVATTDSMCPLSPSSHEKDEQGIITVRKGKDLTPPCFPRPSALPEFGSVFKREPSEVEYRAPLPVKPNNHLRIPGQTRSMQLHTPLEITRNGMVEEGGAKAELQGLGSPTLYNEMPLPLEVGSVKMIDPESMDDSNVSDQNNSDDDADIPYFSDVEAMILEMDLTHAQESCLASEVVRNEYEGSKKMIIRLEQAARSSFQRALSSQGALAIFYGRRLKHYIKKAEVTIGRSTDDTEVDIDLRKEGRANKISRRQAIIKMETDGSFSLKNLGASSISLNGKEVAHGQVVALSSTCLIEIRGMSFVFETNDKYVRRFLGKQRK